The window CTTCTTGGTATTCACAGGAATACTTTGAGGTTAAAGATGAAAGAGTATGGAATAAAATGAGGGTGGCAAATGGGTCAGATGCTTCGCTTCGCTCAGCATGACACTGTCCGTAATATGAGTCATTCTGAGCCCGAAGGGGACGAAGAATCTATTAACTTCTTAGTATTAGATGTTTCGCTACGCTCAACATGACAAATAAGAATAAGAAATTAGAATCACCAAACCGGATCAAATTCTTAGGCACTGCCGGGGCGAGGATAGTGGTAGCCAAACAGTTGAGGGCTTCAGGTGGAGTCTGGCTTACTCTGGACAACAAGAATTTTTTCATCGATCCTGGACCCGGTGCTTTAGTCAAATGTTTTACCAGCAAGCCGAAATTAGACCCGTCAAAATTGGATGCGATTGTCTTAACTCATCGTCATATTGACCATTCCAATGATATCAACATTATGATTGAGGCGATGACCGAAGGCGGATTCAAAAGAAAAGGAATACTTTTTTGTCCTGCTGATGCTTTGAACGAGGATCCAGTGGTTTTGAAATATGTCAGAAGTTTTGTGGAGAAAATCCATATTCTGAAAGCTGGAGGCGAGTATACGCTCGATGGAATTAATTTATCAACGCCATTAAGGCATATTCACGGGGTGGAGGCTTACGGTTTAATTTTTAAGTCTTTAAAATACAGAGTTTCATTTATCGTGGACACCAGATTCTTTCCGGAACTGACAAAGGCGCATTCCGGAAGTGAGCTGATAATTATTAATGTCGTAAGATACGAGCCAGAAGGAGCAAAGAAACTCAAGTTGGATCATCTGAATTTAGAAGATGCTAAAAACATAATCAAGGGCTGTAAGCCTCAAATAGCCATTTTGACTCATTTCGGGATGACCATGATCAAAGCCAAACCCTGGGAATTAGCTCTGCAGATAAAAAAAGAATTAAAGACCGAGGTGATTGCTGCCTCAGATGGGATGGAATTGAATTTAAATGAGGTGATTTTCTGAGATGGGTAGGGGCACGACGCGTCGTGCCCCTACAGGCATGGTTAAAAATCAAATTAGAAATATGAGCGACTATTATCGCGATAAACTCAGCGCCGAGCGGCTGAAATTCTGTTACGAGATTGCTCCACCCAGGGTTAAACAATATCTAAAGGCTGAGATGGAGTACGTTCTTCAGAATATCCGTTCGTCTGATACGGTTCTTGAATTAGGATGCGGTTACGGTCGGGTTCTTGGACAGATCGCTCAAAAAGCTAAAATGGCAATAGGGGTTGACACCTCGATTGATAGTCTGCTCCTTGGAAAGAAAATGCTGAGGGACTCTAAGAACTGCATTCTGCTGAAAATGGATGCAGTTCAGCTTCAGTTCCTGGATCAGACCTTTGATCGGGTTATCTGTGTACAGAACGGGATTTCAGCTTTTCATGTTAATCAAAAAGATTTAATCCGGGAAAGTATTCGGGTAACCAAGCGCAGGGGGAAAATTCTATTTTCAAGTTATTCTGATAAGTTCTGGGAACACAGGTTGGAATGGTTCAAACTCCAGTCGAAAGCAGGTTTGGTTGGAGAAATAGACTATGGGAAGACAGGTGATGGGCTGATTGTCTGTAAAGATGGTTTCAACGCAACGACAGTAGTGCCGGATCAGTTCCGGGAGTTGACTGCAAAGTTTGAGGTCGATGCAAAGATTGTAGAGGTTGATGAATCAAGCATTTTTTGCGTTTTGAC is drawn from Candidatus Zixiibacteriota bacterium and contains these coding sequences:
- a CDS encoding class I SAM-dependent methyltransferase, with product MVKNQIRNMSDYYRDKLSAERLKFCYEIAPPRVKQYLKAEMEYVLQNIRSSDTVLELGCGYGRVLGQIAQKAKMAIGVDTSIDSLLLGKKMLRDSKNCILLKMDAVQLQFLDQTFDRVICVQNGISAFHVNQKDLIRESIRVTKRRGKILFSSYSDKFWEHRLEWFKLQSKAGLVGEIDYGKTGDGLIVCKDGFNATTVVPDQFRELTAKFEVDAKIVEVDESSIFCVLT
- a CDS encoding MBL fold metallo-hydrolase, whose protein sequence is MTNKNKKLESPNRIKFLGTAGARIVVAKQLRASGGVWLTLDNKNFFIDPGPGALVKCFTSKPKLDPSKLDAIVLTHRHIDHSNDINIMIEAMTEGGFKRKGILFCPADALNEDPVVLKYVRSFVEKIHILKAGGEYTLDGINLSTPLRHIHGVEAYGLIFKSLKYRVSFIVDTRFFPELTKAHSGSELIIINVVRYEPEGAKKLKLDHLNLEDAKNIIKGCKPQIAILTHFGMTMIKAKPWELALQIKKELKTEVIAASDGMELNLNEVIF